The Deltaproteobacteria bacterium genome segment TGGTGGATAATCCGGCCGCCCAGGAAAATGTCAGCCGCTTTTTAACCCGCAGCGGCTATCAGCTGCAGGTAGAGGAAAGTGACGGGGCCATTGCGATCACCGGGTTTCGGGATAAGTCGGAAACCTGCCAGCTCCCCTTGCAGCAAGCACCACAGCCGGCTTCGGAATCAAAAATCATGGTGCTCTTGGGAGTCAATTATTTGGGCCGGGGCGACGACGAGTTGGGCCGCAAACTGGTGATCAGTTTCATTAAGACTCTTAAGGAAATGGGTCGTGAATTGTGGCGCTTGGTCCTGTTAAATTCCGGGGTCAAACTGGCCACCGAAGGCTCGGAAGTGCTGGCCAGCCTACAGGAATTGGAAAACGATGGAGTCACCATCTTGGTCTGCGGCACCTGCCTGGATCATTTTCACCTGTTGGATAAGAAGCAGGTAGGCGAAACCACCAACATGCTCGACATCGTCACTTCCATGCAACTGGCCGACAAGGTTATTTCTCTAACCTGAGGTATTGTCGATTTTATTACTCTAGGCATTAAAACGGATTATTCTTCTGTCTCTCCTCCCAGGCTTTTCTCCTCTTTCATCATTTCCCGAGCCGTTTCCATCAGTTGCCGCAGTTTCTGGTCCACCCGGCAATTAATTGTATCGGGTTCAAAGCCGCCCTCGGGCAGCTTAGCGCCCGCCTTCATGCCAGTCAGAATCTCCAACGCCTCGTTCACATGGCCTACCGCCCAAACATGAAATTTCCCCTCCCGGACCGCGTCCACCACTTCTTTTTTCAGCATCAAATCCTGAACATTGGCCTTGGGGATAATCACTCCGTGGGTGCCGTCCAGTCCCCGGGCTTTACAGACCTTGTAGAACCCCTCGATCTTCCAATTGACCCCGCCAATGGG includes the following:
- the yedF gene encoding sulfurtransferase-like selenium metabolism protein YedF, which encodes MAASRLDCRGLACPSPVLKTKELIDQGNVDQLTVLVDNPAAQENVSRFLTRSGYQLQVEESDGAIAITGFRDKSETCQLPLQQAPQPASESKIMVLLGVNYLGRGDDELGRKLVISFIKTLKEMGRELWRLVLLNSGVKLATEGSEVLASLQELENDGVTILVCGTCLDHFHLLDKKQVGETTNMLDIVTSMQLADKVISLT